A region of Anolis sagrei isolate rAnoSag1 chromosome 2, rAnoSag1.mat, whole genome shotgun sequence DNA encodes the following proteins:
- the TBC1D2 gene encoding TBC1 domain family member 2A, whose amino-acid sequence MQADSGSSDRLVPEISNKSEEGKVVVAGSGRGMEGVVPPSPEDWESACLKPGKETPKKKLCGYLNKFSAKAPIKTWKSRWFFYDDDKGVLLYFRTAQDVNPLGSIDISSVSFDLKVGSDEDVFEIRTPSKDFILKAVNKQAMMYWLQQLQLKRWEFCTNQVQSFVEDKAVLTPSDNKTQLNETDADFFPPVKTPTDNTVGIMAASLPPPQPSIALQNISLKHPWTEIQNTVHYLRGNYQNRTDSDTFVFVDSPDNPEDGADEDHREVEAENAAEMQKDARMKLKRKMKKVNSSFPCFAEGAGQEKITSLQHQVLVLEEEVKSQKELVKLLHKALEAAQQEKRESCRYLTTAKEKDRLELVRHKVRQIAELNKQVDVLATERKEMKQSLALKEEHIQELAAHVQLLMDKNQAKQQVILKLTEQLTNHMPESITEADLLATETMYKQQEEMEHLKDDLEAYKTQNQFLNSEIHQVTKIWSKVAQREKTILMKCARLQAHNCQIESKYLMLLRKLQGLPDLASEHKEMVKGLIQEALQLDVKEEAEIPIQQNPIKEYDDYGFMTIPEYEASEWKLLAKIQALEIKSSNLLYQEVLEKPLSEKWNNLGELSPSSELKALLRCGVPPEHRPRVWRWIVSHRVQHIRSPGHYQNLLKKCEAVEHPASRQIELDLPRTLTNNKHFLSPTSQLLPKLRRVLLAFSWQNPTIGYCQGLNRLAAIALLVLEEEENAFWCLVHITENLMPPDYYSNMLIGSQVDQRVFKDFLSAKLPKLTAHLEHHRIDLALVTFNWFLVVFVDSLVSDILFRVWDAFLYEGTKVIFRYALAIFKYNEEAILRIQDSLEIYQYLRFFTKTICDGRKLTNIAFSDMNPFRMKLLRNRREEYRLKLEAEMRELEKIKTQYLMAQAEHPSGHLDGAVSEDDDDEEDI is encoded by the exons ATGCAAGCAGATTCAGGAAGCAGCGATCGCCTCGTGCCCGAAATATCAAATAAGTCAGAAGAAGgaaaagttgtagttgctggaagtgGCCGTGGCATGGAAGGAGTTGTGCCTCCTTCCCCTGAAGACTGGGAAAGCGCATGCTTGAAACCTGGTAAAGAAACACCAAAGAAAAAGCTCTGTGGCTACTTAAATAAATTTTCTGCCAAAGCACCCATCAAGACCTGGAAATCCCGCTGGTTCTTTTACGATGACGACAAAGGTGTCTTGCTTTACTTCAGAACTGCACAAGATGTTAACCCTTTGGGCAGCATAGACATATCCAGCGTTAGCTTTGATCTTAAAGTGGGATCGGATGAAGATGTTTTTGAAATCAGGACCCCCAGCAAGGATTTCATCCTCAAG gcTGTAAACAAGCAGGCCATGATGTACTGgttgcagcaactacaactgaaaCGTTGGGAGTTCTGTACCAACCAGGTTCAGAGTTTTGTAGAGGACAAGGCTGTTTTGACCCCTTCTGACAACAAGACTCAGCTTAATGAAA CTGATGCAGACTTTTTCCCCCCTGTGAAAACTCCCACCGATAACACAGTAGGAATAATGGCAGCGTCGCTACCACCACCGCAGCCTTCTATTGCACTGCAGAACATCTCTCTCAAGCATCCCTGGACTGAAATACA AAACACAGTGCATTATCTTCGTGGCAACTACCAAAACCGAACAGACAGTGATACCTTTGTTTTCGTGGATAGTCCTGATAACCCTGAAGATGGAGCTGATGAAGACCATCGAGAAGTGGAAGCTGAGAATGCAG CTGAGATGCAAAAGGACGCAAGGATGAagctaaaaagaaaaatgaagaaggtCAACAGCAGTTTCCCTTGTTTTGCTGAAGGGGCAGGGCAGGAGAAAATCACTTCTCTTCAGCACCAAGTTTTAGTCCTTGAAGAAGAAGTGAAATCTCAAAAG GAACTGGTTAAACTTCTCCACAAAGCTCTGGAGGCAGCCCAGCAAGAGAAACGAGAGTCCTGCCGGTATCTGACCACGGCAAAGGAGAAAGACCGGCTGGAGTTAGTGCGGCACAAAGTCAGGCAGATTGCTGAGTTGAACAAGCAGGTGGATGTCCTGGCAAcggagaggaaggagatgaagCAGAGCCTGGCTCTGAAGGAAGAGCACATCCAGGAGCTGGCGGCACATGTACAGCTCCTGATGGACAAGAACCAGGCCAAACAACAGGTTATCCTGAAGCTGACGGAGCAGCTCACCAACCATATGCCTGAATCCATTACAGAAGCTGACCTTCTTGCCACAGAGACCATGTACAAGCAGCAGGAGGAGATGGAACATTTGAAG GATGACTTAGAAGCCTACAAGACCCAGAACCAATTTCTCAACTCTGAAATCCACCAGGTTACTAAAATCTGGAGCAAAGTGGCACAGAGAGAGAAGACCATCTTGATGAAG tGTGCCCGTCTACAAGCTCACAACTGCCAAATTGAGAGCAAGTACCTGATGCTTCTGCGAAAGCTGCAGGGTCTCCCAGATTTAGCCAGTGAACACAAGGAAATGGTGAAAGGACTCATTCAGGAAGCACTGCAGTTGGATGTGAAGGAAGAGGCTGAGATACCTATTCAGCAGAACCCAATCAA GGAATATGATGACTATGGGTTTATGACCATTCCTGAATATGAAGCTTCAGAATGGAAACTGCTGGCCAAAATCCAGGCCTTGGAGATCAAATCCAGCAACCTCTTGTACCAGGAGGTCCTGGAGAAACCCCTTTCTGAGAAATGGAATAACCTTGGGGAactgagtccctcctcagagcTGAAAGCTTTACTGCGCTGTGGTGTTCCCCCAGAGCACCGTCCAAGGGTGTGGAGGTGGATTGTGAGCCACCGGGTGCAGCATATCCGTTCTCCAGGACATTACCAAAACTTGCTCAAGAAGTGCGAAGCTGTTGAGCACCCGGCTTCTCGACAGATCGAGTTGGACCTTCCCCGTACGCTGACGAACAATAAACATTTCCTGTCACCTACCTCCCAACTTCTTCCCAAACTCCGAAGGGTTTTACTTGCATTCTCCTGGCAAAACCCTACTATTGGCTACTGTCAGGGACTGAACAG ACTAGCGGCCATTGCACTGTTGGTCttagaagaggaagaaaatgctTTCTGGTGCCTGGTTCATATCACTGAGAATCTAATGCCTCCAGATTACTACAGCAACATGCTAATAGGCTCACAA GTAGATCAAAGGGTCTTCAAAGATTTCTTGTCAGCGAAGCTTCCCAAACTGACAGCTCATTTGGAACATCATCGAATTGATCTGGCCCTTGTGACCTTCAACTGGTTTCTGGTTGTATTTGTTGATAGTCTTGTCAGTGATATTCTCTTCAGAGTCTGGGATGCGTTTCTTTATGAAGGCACAAAG GTGATATTCCGTTATGCTCTAGCCATTTTTAAATACAACGAAGAAGCAATATTGAGGATCCAGGACAGCTTGGAAATATACCAGTATCTTCGGTTTTTCACTAAAACTATCTGTGATGGCAG